A window from Cryptomeria japonica chromosome 1, Sugi_1.0, whole genome shotgun sequence encodes these proteins:
- the LOC131071947 gene encoding linamarin synthase 2, with amino-acid sequence MGMSGLHAVIVPFPAQGSINPLINLAQLLSSRGVFITFVNTEWSHKCISKAAHNDEEAAFKFLTIPDGLPPDHGRLANLGEYVIAMENLGPVLEHHLLSSLADGKTPPITCIITENFMSCTQQVAKKLGVPRVIFWTLCAASSIAQCNANLLLSRGHIPVKVEESKRADKVITCLPGNLPPLLPSDLFSFYRATDISGVLFQWALRESQFQSKADYVLVNTFDELEPPETVSALSCNGCPALAVGPVFLPNLLEGKDLNGRGSLLEQDESCLKWLDAQEPASVIYVSFGSIAVKSNEQLEELAMGLDKSEHPFLWVLRMDIAGGVPATLPEGFEQRTKDRGLIVKWAPQVKVLSHTSVGGFLSHCGWNSCLESMSMGIPILGWPYFCDQFLDCRFCKDVWKIGIDLEGVDVNENPVIKREEIEKGVRRLMEGKEAQELRKRGMELKEAAFKAVGQGGSSFMNLNRFIHDMTQLSKSASVKTA; translated from the exons ATGGGGATGAGTGGCCTGCACGCAGTGATTGTACCTTTCCCTGCGCAAGGCAGCATCAATCCTCTCATTAATTTGGCCCAGTTGCTCTCTTCAAGAGGGGTTTTCATCACTTTCGTAAACACGGAATGGAGTCACAAGTGCATTTCCAAAGCAGCTCATAATGATGAAGAAGCCGCGTTTAAGTTTCTCACCATTCCAGATGGGTTGCCGCCAGATCATGGTCGCCTCGCCAATCTGGGCGAGTACGTAATCGCAATGGAAAATCTTGGCCCTGTCTTGGAGCATCATTTGCTGAGCAGCTTAGCAGACGGAAAAACTCCTCCCATCACCTGCATAATAACAGAAAATTTCATGTCCTGCACTCAACAAGTGGCCAAAAAACTGGGAGTGCCCCGAGTGATCTTCTGGACATTGTGCGCTGCCTCTTCAATTGCTCAGTGCAACGCCAACCTTCTCCTCTCCCGCGGACATATTCCTGTCAAAG TGGAGGAATCGAAGAGGGCGGACAAAGTGATCACTTGTTTGCCCGGTAATCTTCCGCCTCTGTTGCCCAGCGATCTGTTTTCTTTCTATCGCGCCACCGACATATCCGGCGTTTTATTCCAGTGGGCCCTGCGTGAGTCCCAATTCCAAAGCAAGGCAGACTATGTGCTGGTCAACACGTTCGATGAGTTGGAACCCCCTGAGACGGTAAGCGCACTGTCCTGTAATGGCTGCCCTGCTTTGGCAGTAGGGCCTGTATTTCTTCCCAATTTGCTGGAAGGAAAAGATTTGAACGGGCGTGGGAGTTTGCTGGAGCAGGACGAGAGCTGTCTGAAATGGCTCGACGCCCAAGAGCCGGCTTCTGTGATATACGTTTCCTTCGGCAGCATCGCTGTCAAATCAAACGAACAGCTAGAGGAGCTCGCGATGGGATTGGACAAGAGTGAGCACCCTTTCCTGTGGGTTTTGCGCATGGATATTGCGGGAGGCGTGCCTGCAACTCTGCCGGAGGGTTTTGAACAGAGGACAAAGGATCGGGGACTGATTGTTAAATGGGCGCCTCAGGTGAAAGTTCTGTCTCATACTTCCGTAGGAGGGTTCCTCAGCCATTGCGGGTGGAACTCGTGTTTGGAGAGCATGAGCATGGGTATTCCCATTCTTGGATGGCCCTATTTCTGTGATCAGTTTCTGGACTGCCGCTTCTGCAAGGATGTGTGGAAGATTGGCATTGACTTGGAAGGCGTGGACGTTAATGAAAATCCGGTGATCAAAAGGGAGGAGATAGAGAAAGGCGTGAGGAGACTGATGGAGGGTAAGGAAGCGCAGGAGCTGAGAAAAAGGGGCATGGAGTTGAAGGAGGCGGCATTTAAAGCTGTTGGGCAGGGAGGttcttcttttatgaatttgaaCAGGTTTATTCATGACATGACACAACTTTCCAAATCGGCTTCTGTTAAAACGGCGTAG